The Methylomarinum vadi genome has a window encoding:
- a CDS encoding phosphoribosyl-ATP diphosphatase — protein MSEILQQLAQVLEQRKQESADKSYVASLYAKGLDHILKKVGEEATETVIAAKGGDKDQIIYETADLWFHSMVMLANQGLGPDDVLRELQRRFGLSGLEEKAQRNK, from the coding sequence ATGAGCGAAATATTACAGCAACTGGCCCAAGTCTTGGAGCAGCGTAAACAGGAATCGGCGGATAAATCCTATGTCGCCAGCCTTTATGCGAAAGGGTTGGACCATATCTTGAAAAAAGTGGGCGAGGAAGCCACCGAAACGGTGATCGCGGCGAAAGGCGGCGATAAGGACCAGATCATTTACGAAACGGCCGATCTCTGGTTTCACAGCATGGTGATGTTGGCGAATCAGGGTTTGGGTCCGGATGACGTATTGCGGGAATTGCAACGTCGCTTCGGTTTGTCGGGTTTGGAGGAAAAGGCCCAACGTAACAAATAA
- the tatA gene encoding twin-arginine translocase TatA/TatE family subunit, whose amino-acid sequence MGVSVTQLLIILLIVIVLFGTKRLKNLGADLGGAIKGFKAAVKEGSEDNKTIADKEGETLEGEVTSKEKDKA is encoded by the coding sequence ATGGGCGTTAGTGTAACTCAGTTATTAATCATATTGTTGATTGTCATCGTCTTGTTCGGCACCAAGCGATTAAAAAACCTCGGTGCCGATTTGGGCGGCGCGATCAAAGGATTCAAAGCGGCGGTCAAGGAAGGCTCCGAAGACAATAAAACCATTGCCGACAAAGAAGGCGAAACCTTGGAAGGCGAGGTGACTTCCAAGGAAAAGGATAAAGCGTAA
- the tatB gene encoding Sec-independent protein translocase protein TatB yields the protein MFDIGFWELCLVGLISLLVIGPERLPKAARIAGYWVGKTRNMVAAVKAEIKEELQAEEMRQILKEQSALEEIHKVIEEGEEAIKDVKHSTSAITRENNKID from the coding sequence ATGTTCGATATCGGCTTTTGGGAGCTTTGTCTGGTCGGCTTGATCAGTTTGTTGGTGATAGGGCCGGAGCGATTGCCCAAGGCGGCCCGCATCGCCGGGTATTGGGTAGGCAAGACCCGTAATATGGTGGCGGCGGTTAAAGCCGAGATCAAGGAAGAGCTGCAAGCCGAGGAAATGCGGCAGATCCTCAAGGAGCAGTCTGCGCTGGAAGAAATTCACAAGGTAATTGAGGAGGGGGAGGAAGCGATCAAGGACGTGAAGCATTCGACCTCCGCGATTACGCGGGAAAACAATAAAATAGACTAG